In Candidatus Liberimonas magnetica, one DNA window encodes the following:
- a CDS encoding DUF3108 domain-containing protein: protein MIKYLIHCVSLFCILAIGPVYICATEPAKNIKHVNEKAVFSKGERLKFQISWQFVNAGYATVELKNIENIGNKKCFHVISEVSTFEVMDNVFKVRDIYESWFDLSKNISCKFVSKISEGNYKRNETILFDQAKHTYKILETKKSDKIPNSVQDVISALYYLRLQELVIGKPYSFDVHMGDTTWPVLATVLYKERISIPAGEFNCLVLMPRMRKMVDNRYVQGSLQVWLSDDENKMPVKIDCKIPLGSISMELVEFKK, encoded by the coding sequence ATGATAAAATATTTAATACATTGTGTATCTTTATTCTGTATTCTTGCAATAGGCCCGGTTTATATTTGTGCCACTGAACCTGCAAAGAACATAAAACATGTGAATGAGAAAGCAGTTTTTAGTAAAGGTGAAAGGCTAAAATTTCAGATAAGCTGGCAATTTGTTAATGCAGGATATGCAACAGTCGAACTTAAAAATATTGAAAACATAGGTAATAAAAAGTGCTTCCATGTAATTTCCGAAGTATCAACTTTTGAAGTTATGGACAATGTTTTTAAAGTAAGAGATATATATGAGTCATGGTTTGATTTAAGCAAGAACATATCCTGTAAATTTGTCAGCAAAATAAGCGAAGGCAATTATAAAAGAAATGAAACCATACTTTTTGATCAGGCAAAACATACTTATAAGATTTTGGAAACAAAAAAAAGTGATAAAATACCTAATTCGGTCCAAGATGTTATATCAGCTCTATACTATTTAAGGCTACAAGAATTAGTAATTGGTAAACCATACAGTTTTGATGTGCACATGGGTGATACCACTTGGCCTGTTTTGGCAACGGTGCTATACAAGGAAAGAATAAGTATTCCCGCGGGAGAGTTTAATTGTCTGGTGTTAATGCCGCGTATGAGAAAAATGGTTGATAATAGATATGTTCAGGGTTCCCTTCAGGTATGGTTGAGTGACGATGAAAATAAAATGCCTGTTAAGATAGATTGTAAAATACCGCTTGGTTCAATAAGTATGGAGTTGGTTGAATTTAAAAAATAG
- a CDS encoding DegT/DnrJ/EryC1/StrS family aminotransferase, whose translation MKIKRISVGDFRIDRDERKAILDVIKGGRISEWHKVNEFERFFAAYIGTKYCVVVSSGTAALLVGLMALFYDEKFPKAKKGAKIITSPVTYASTINAIILAGFEPVFVDIDKRTFKLQVSQIEQVITKEGPSKFAGILPVHLMGYLNDMDEINSIASKYDLFVFEDAAQAHGSIYKGRKAGSLGLLADFSFYIAHNIQAGEMGCVTTNDEKLFKLMRQLKTNGRACNCPICTRNQGVCPGMIKYDSAEDLDPRFTHEYIGYNFKTTEFAPALAISQVNKADEIFKARLRNVMYLNEKLKKYEDILTLPVYDKNVSYLAYPVVIKKNNKGITRKWLRENLEKNGIENRPLFGCMPTQQPAFLYLKSKYEGKLPVAEYIGKNAFYIGCHQYLHTSDLEYIVETFKKLL comes from the coding sequence ATGAAAATAAAAAGAATATCAGTTGGTGATTTTAGAATTGATAGAGATGAAAGGAAAGCCATTTTAGATGTTATAAAGGGCGGCAGGATATCTGAATGGCATAAAGTCAATGAATTTGAAAGGTTTTTTGCTGCATATATAGGCACTAAATATTGCGTTGTTGTAAGCTCGGGAACTGCTGCGTTGTTAGTTGGTTTGATGGCATTGTTTTATGATGAAAAGTTTCCTAAGGCAAAAAAAGGCGCAAAGATAATAACCAGCCCTGTAACTTATGCATCTACGATAAATGCGATTATTCTTGCGGGATTTGAACCTGTTTTTGTTGATATAGATAAACGAACATTTAAACTGCAAGTAAGCCAGATAGAACAGGTTATAACAAAAGAAGGACCCTCTAAATTTGCAGGTATACTGCCTGTCCATCTAATGGGATATCTTAATGATATGGATGAAATTAACTCTATCGCATCAAAATATGACTTATTTGTTTTTGAAGATGCCGCACAAGCCCATGGAAGTATATATAAAGGCAGAAAAGCAGGTAGCCTTGGATTATTAGCGGATTTTTCATTCTATATAGCACATAACATACAAGCAGGTGAAATGGGTTGCGTAACTACAAATGACGAAAAACTGTTTAAGCTTATGCGGCAGTTGAAAACAAACGGGAGAGCATGCAATTGTCCTATATGTACCAGAAACCAAGGGGTTTGTCCTGGTATGATAAAATATGACTCTGCAGAAGACTTAGACCCCAGGTTTACCCATGAGTATATAGGGTATAATTTCAAAACCACAGAGTTTGCTCCTGCGCTTGCAATTTCTCAAGTTAATAAAGCTGATGAGATATTCAAAGCAAGATTGAGGAATGTTATGTATCTAAATGAAAAGCTTAAAAAGTATGAAGATATACTCACTCTGCCTGTTTATGATAAAAATGTAAGTTATTTGGCATACCCGGTCGTTATAAAGAAGAACAATAAAGGTATTACCAGAAAATGGTTAAGAGAAAACCTTGAAAAAAACGGTATTGAGAATAGGCCATTATTCGGATGCATGCCTACCCAACAACCAGCTTTTCTTTATTTAAAAAGTAAATATGAAGGCAAACTACCTGTGGCTGAATATATAGGAAAAAATGCATTTTATATAGGTTGTCATCAATACTTGCATACCTCTGACCTTGAATATATTGTAGAAACATTTAAAAAGCTTTTATAA
- a CDS encoding polyprenol monophosphomannose synthase has product MRILVIIPTYNENDNIVKLIDNVLRLNIEIDILVVDDNSPDGTSHSVKLQTKLNHRVNLITRTKKDGRGGAVMEGIKYAINKGSYDKIIEMDADFSHNPEELPLIIQKSKEVDVVIGSRYLSKSKIVGWPLQRRVFSKLANLYALVLLNIPISDYTNGYRCYSLEAAKSIEADKIKSKGYIVLSEIAYQLHKKGFKFIDVPTLFVNRKRGISNLNLNEILSAFKGVWNLRFNG; this is encoded by the coding sequence ATGCGGATATTGGTCATAATACCAACATATAATGAGAATGATAATATAGTCAAGTTAATTGATAATGTTTTAAGATTGAATATTGAGATAGATATCCTCGTAGTGGATGACAATTCTCCTGATGGTACTTCTCATTCTGTAAAGTTACAAACCAAGTTAAATCATAGAGTCAACTTGATAACAAGAACAAAAAAGGATGGTAGGGGCGGTGCAGTGATGGAAGGAATAAAATATGCGATCAATAAAGGTTCCTATGATAAAATTATTGAAATGGATGCAGATTTTTCTCATAACCCGGAAGAATTGCCTCTGATTATACAAAAATCAAAGGAAGTTGATGTTGTCATAGGTTCTAGGTATTTAAGCAAAAGTAAAATTGTAGGTTGGCCCCTACAAAGAAGGGTTTTCAGTAAATTAGCAAATCTATACGCCTTGGTATTATTAAATATTCCTATTTCGGATTATACTAACGGTTATAGGTGTTATTCATTAGAAGCGGCAAAAAGCATTGAAGCGGATAAAATAAAATCTAAAGGATATATTGTTTTATCCGAGATAGCCTATCAATTGCACAAAAAAGGGTTTAAGTTTATTGATGTTCCTACACTTTTTGTTAACAGAAAAAGAGGCATATCGAACTTAAATCTAAATGAAATATTAAGCGCTTTTAAAGGTGTTTGGAACTTGAGATTTAATGGATAA
- a CDS encoding GDP-mannose 4,6-dehydratase, whose product MKKILITGISGFAGFHLYNLLSDENYKIAGIDNAIKNREHYKKADLFECDINDSEELNRVLKDIKPDQIYHLAAFVHVGRTEVDPVKLFKINVDGTTNLLKVINEIIPEARVLITGSAEEYGIVDKERMPILENYELNPKNLYGLSKKFQEEVGMHFQKVFGMDIIFTRTFHYFGPYQPLNFVFSDFASQIIDIEDSSLNYIKVGNLKAERDFTDIRDVVSAYKLLMEKGKTGEVYNVCSNVTISIDDILKRMLAYSNKKIDIIVDENKLRPLDVPRYLGNNNKLIVLGWERKNTFENSIRDVVDYWRKVKEKNCFQKKIFRLIKKISQCFKKLMCVKSIQERFKEVMRKIKEINKEYLYISILLIPIFCIYVMRSSLNCKGYMGDELSQSFSALKMLKTGNFFNIYFIYGDSCKFIYLFLDMLLYIYGVLKGFLNAITYMDPAYFVYYDRIFNSFLSTISGLLIYLIGKDLYNKKTGYLAAIFLLTNSWFVESATWTKTDAVAMFFLLLTTYVLIKYLDTNKGLILGAFLAGYTISLKLTTFPVLALPWLVYFFNPNNKENILERVFNIKAFYILISILAGVFILAPNTYMIFSRYIYSTVSFFFGVKTTRAQAENSNLYIMCKSVIEAIQGLTGKYMFWIAVSGIIAGFFKRKAVFISIMTIMFFILYFKTPYTGAVIKPHTFLAVYVFLCLFGAIPVVYIFDRLIRNKIYNKLSILFMGIFLVYPSGIKPVSQVALKAFKVIFVNQKAGISTYNEKINNKSFEKIDSVAADWHICGEFKNLGGIVTDGIYSLYLSGVTSTISQNISISELEKKKYILIDLYPVVYSELLKSHLFIALKAFGSSGNFLHDNTYTIIRTGNFNWRELDIDWSKKYVSNEWNTVKIPFKDNFKQDGLNWCKVDYINVTVGITSFNQGLDCVIDNFRVE is encoded by the coding sequence ATGAAAAAGATATTAATAACAGGAATCAGCGGTTTTGCAGGTTTTCATTTGTATAATCTCTTATCTGATGAAAACTACAAAATAGCAGGAATTGACAATGCTATTAAGAATAGGGAGCATTATAAAAAAGCAGATCTATTCGAATGCGATATAAATGATTCTGAAGAATTAAACAGAGTTTTAAAAGATATTAAGCCAGATCAAATATATCATTTGGCTGCTTTTGTTCATGTCGGCCGAACAGAAGTTGATCCAGTAAAACTATTTAAAATAAACGTAGACGGTACAACTAATTTATTAAAAGTAATTAATGAAATTATTCCGGAAGCTAGGGTTTTAATAACAGGGTCGGCTGAAGAATATGGTATTGTTGACAAAGAAAGAATGCCTATACTTGAAAATTATGAATTAAACCCCAAAAACTTATATGGACTTAGTAAAAAATTTCAAGAAGAGGTAGGGATGCATTTTCAAAAAGTATTTGGAATGGATATTATTTTTACACGTACGTTTCACTATTTTGGACCTTATCAGCCGTTGAACTTTGTATTTTCTGATTTTGCAAGCCAAATTATAGATATAGAAGATAGTAGTTTAAATTATATAAAAGTCGGCAATCTAAAGGCAGAAAGAGATTTTACTGATATTCGAGATGTAGTATCTGCATATAAATTGTTGATGGAAAAAGGGAAAACAGGTGAAGTATACAATGTTTGTTCTAACGTAACAATATCCATTGATGATATACTGAAAAGAATGTTAGCATACTCGAATAAAAAAATAGATATAATTGTAGATGAGAATAAACTAAGACCTCTTGATGTTCCAAGATATTTGGGTAACAATAATAAATTAATAGTTTTGGGATGGGAAAGAAAAAACACTTTTGAGAATTCTATAAGAGATGTTGTTGATTATTGGAGAAAAGTAAAAGAGAAGAACTGTTTTCAGAAAAAAATATTCAGATTAATCAAAAAAATATCACAATGTTTCAAAAAACTAATGTGTGTAAAAAGTATCCAAGAAAGATTTAAAGAAGTTATGCGTAAAATTAAAGAAATAAATAAGGAATATTTATATATATCGATATTGCTAATACCCATTTTTTGTATTTATGTAATGCGGTCCTCCCTAAACTGCAAAGGTTATATGGGTGATGAGTTGTCACAGTCTTTTTCTGCCTTGAAGATGTTAAAGACAGGGAATTTTTTTAATATTTATTTCATTTATGGGGATTCTTGTAAATTCATTTATTTGTTTCTTGATATGCTATTGTATATTTATGGTGTTTTGAAGGGTTTTCTAAATGCTATAACGTATATGGATCCTGCATATTTTGTTTATTACGACAGGATATTTAATTCTTTCCTGTCTACTATTAGTGGTTTGCTCATATATTTGATTGGTAAGGATTTATATAACAAGAAGACTGGTTATCTTGCCGCGATATTTTTGCTTACAAATTCATGGTTTGTAGAGTCTGCTACCTGGACTAAAACAGATGCAGTTGCCATGTTTTTTCTATTGTTAACAACTTATGTTTTAATAAAATATTTAGATACTAACAAAGGGCTTATTTTAGGAGCTTTTCTCGCTGGATATACAATATCGTTAAAGCTAACAACATTTCCCGTTTTAGCTCTTCCTTGGCTGGTCTATTTTTTTAATCCAAACAATAAAGAAAATATACTTGAAAGAGTCTTCAATATTAAAGCATTTTATATACTTATATCAATTTTGGCAGGAGTTTTCATACTAGCACCTAATACCTACATGATATTTTCTAGATATATTTATAGTACAGTTTCGTTCTTTTTTGGAGTGAAGACTACTCGTGCTCAGGCTGAAAACAGCAATTTGTATATAATGTGCAAGAGTGTAATAGAAGCAATCCAGGGTTTAACCGGTAAATATATGTTCTGGATAGCTGTCTCAGGGATTATTGCAGGTTTCTTTAAAAGAAAAGCAGTGTTTATTTCTATTATGACAATAATGTTTTTTATTCTATACTTTAAAACACCTTATACAGGTGCTGTTATTAAACCGCATACTTTTTTAGCTGTTTATGTATTTTTATGTTTATTTGGAGCTATTCCTGTTGTATATATTTTTGACAGGTTAATAAGAAATAAAATATACAACAAATTGTCAATATTATTTATGGGTATATTTTTAGTATATCCATCTGGTATTAAACCGGTAAGCCAAGTTGCATTAAAAGCATTTAAAGTGATTTTTGTAAATCAAAAAGCAGGCATTTCAACTTACAATGAGAAAATAAACAATAAATCATTTGAGAAAATTGATTCTGTCGCAGCTGACTGGCATATATGCGGAGAGTTTAAAAATTTAGGTGGTATTGTAACTGATGGAATATACTCTTTGTATTTATCAGGAGTAACAAGTACAATATCACAAAATATCTCAATCTCCGAGTTGGAAAAGAAAAAGTATATACTCATTGATTTATACCCAGTGGTCTACTCAGAACTACTGAAATCTCATTTGTTTATAGCATTAAAGGCTTTTGGAAGCTCTGGTAATTTCCTTCATGACAATACCTATACCATTATAAGAACAGGTAACTTTAACTGGAGAGAATTAGATATTGATTGGTCAAAAAAATATGTGAGCAACGAATGGAATACTGTTAAGATTCCATTTAAAGATAATTTTAAGCAAGATGGCCTGAATTGGTGCAAAGTTGATTATATTAATGTGACGGTTGGTATTACTTCGTTTAATCAAGGGCTTGACTGTGTAATTGATAATTTCAGAGTGGAGTAG
- a CDS encoding glycosyltransferase family 39 protein, which translates to MIKNKSIFQILFNIKINHIALMLVMLFALIIRLPGITNPFTIQEEKQIMNQSIDIVQASQDYKFEGYSLYGLIQVLTSGPMVFLAGMKHLMEFEDVSNGGMWCLNDDVRIPIHLYQLFYSAGRTLNILLSLLLIYLFFRISEKMFNSNIGIINAIILAIFFTYVHVSIYVHSMVPFLILFIGVLWCIVEILKANEDKYYIYAIILSSFATLILFRGVMLFGLLVLVYISQKILYKEKIKSNYIVLFAAIYSTIYFIFNTDVIKDIPLNLENISRAVIVRRNYDAVSFYNKIKSAGLGTFILFLISFFSVIKYYSLRNIILFIIALLYFIPFLKYADRYPSDLLPSITIFLLLSGEVFVNWKSMVGKLKYIFIASIVIVLLENAALSFYLDYKLLKKEHYETHTEIVQKFTDIYTEYDTTIKWDYIQPWNDLRWSSWIFWADLDNPRVGAERITSKFVEGPTTFQPIDDLYKAEGFIAVYPKIDGVILTLRNINNEPCEVEAMLYNDDPKVQVITKVTETIPANLHIKDYKFKLNYDKLIPGSWYKIVIHKVKGKANAEILMSQNDFIYGPTSSSTDLKSWSTPVAQDYYIKITYK; encoded by the coding sequence ATGATTAAGAATAAAAGTATATTCCAAATATTATTTAATATTAAGATAAACCACATTGCTTTGATGTTGGTTATGTTATTTGCATTAATTATTAGATTGCCTGGAATAACCAACCCATTTACGATACAAGAAGAAAAACAAATAATGAATCAATCTATAGATATTGTTCAGGCTTCGCAAGATTATAAGTTTGAAGGATATTCACTTTATGGATTAATACAAGTTTTGACCAGCGGCCCTATGGTTTTTTTAGCAGGAATGAAACATTTAATGGAATTTGAGGATGTTTCAAACGGCGGTATGTGGTGTTTGAATGACGATGTTCGTATCCCGATACATTTATATCAATTGTTTTATTCGGCTGGCAGAACTTTGAATATCCTGTTATCTTTGTTGTTAATATATTTATTTTTTAGAATATCTGAAAAAATGTTTAATAGTAACATCGGCATTATTAATGCAATTATCCTTGCTATTTTCTTTACCTATGTCCATGTTTCTATATATGTCCATTCCATGGTGCCATTTTTAATACTTTTTATCGGGGTACTATGGTGTATTGTTGAGATATTAAAGGCGAACGAGGATAAATACTATATTTATGCAATAATTTTATCAAGCTTTGCAACTTTGATTTTATTTAGAGGGGTAATGCTGTTTGGCTTATTGGTTTTAGTATATATTTCTCAAAAAATATTATATAAGGAAAAAATCAAAAGCAACTATATTGTGTTATTTGCGGCAATCTACTCTACAATATATTTTATTTTCAATACAGATGTTATTAAAGACATCCCTTTAAATCTTGAGAACATATCCCGCGCAGTAATTGTTAGAAGGAACTATGATGCTGTAAGTTTTTATAACAAAATTAAATCTGCTGGCCTTGGAACATTTATTTTGTTTTTAATATCATTTTTTTCTGTAATTAAATATTATTCTTTAAGAAATATTATCTTATTTATTATTGCTTTGTTATATTTTATCCCGTTTCTGAAATACGCAGACCGTTATCCTTCAGATCTGTTACCGTCTATAACTATATTCTTGCTGTTGAGCGGCGAAGTGTTTGTTAATTGGAAGTCAATGGTAGGTAAACTTAAATATATTTTTATCGCTTCGATAGTAATAGTATTGCTCGAAAATGCAGCGTTATCTTTTTATTTGGATTATAAACTATTAAAAAAAGAACATTATGAGACACACACCGAGATAGTCCAAAAATTCACAGATATATATACGGAATATGATACTACAATTAAATGGGATTATATTCAGCCATGGAATGATTTACGTTGGTCTTCGTGGATATTTTGGGCAGATCTAGACAATCCCAGGGTAGGTGCCGAAAGAATTACTTCAAAATTTGTTGAGGGGCCTACTACTTTTCAACCAATAGATGACTTGTATAAGGCAGAAGGGTTTATAGCTGTTTATCCAAAAATTGATGGCGTTATCTTAACATTGAGAAACATAAATAATGAACCGTGTGAGGTTGAAGCAATGTTATACAATGATGACCCAAAGGTTCAAGTAATTACAAAAGTTACTGAAACAATTCCTGCGAATTTACATATTAAAGATTATAAATTTAAATTAAATTACGATAAACTTATCCCTGGTTCATGGTACAAAATAGTTATACATAAGGTCAAGGGCAAGGCAAATGCTGAAATACTGATGTCGCAAAATGATTTTATTTACGGGCCTACATCCTCTTCAACTGATTTAAAATCATGGAGTACGCCAGTTGCTCAAGATTATTATATTAAAATAACTTATAAATAA
- a CDS encoding N-acetylneuraminate synthase family protein, whose amino-acid sequence MPVFIIAEIGINHNGDINIAKDLIKVAKDAGCDAVKFQKRTIDIVYTKELLDSHRESPWGKTQRAQKEGLEFGLKEYKEIDKYCKELGIEWFASAWDIESQKFLRQFNCKYNKVASAMLVYEDLLKEIASEKKYTFISTGMSDIKVIDKAVEIFNKADCHFELMHCISTYPMDDEDANLNCIKTLKDRYKCKVGYSGHEVGLAVSYAAVAMGISSLERHITLDRAMYGSDQAASIEPAGLKALIGAVRKIEKAIGDGKITVHPKEVPIAKKLRAHIPWETNE is encoded by the coding sequence ATGCCAGTATTTATTATTGCGGAAATTGGGATAAATCATAATGGCGATATAAATATCGCCAAGGATTTGATAAAGGTTGCAAAAGATGCGGGTTGCGATGCTGTTAAATTTCAAAAACGCACAATTGATATAGTCTACACAAAGGAATTGTTGGATTCACATAGAGAAAGCCCATGGGGAAAAACTCAAAGAGCACAAAAAGAAGGGCTTGAATTCGGATTGAAAGAATACAAGGAAATTGATAAGTACTGCAAAGAACTAGGTATTGAGTGGTTTGCTTCTGCGTGGGATATTGAAAGCCAGAAGTTCTTAAGGCAGTTTAACTGCAAATATAATAAAGTAGCATCTGCCATGCTGGTTTATGAAGATTTGCTAAAAGAGATTGCTTCAGAAAAGAAATATACATTTATCTCAACAGGCATGAGTGATATTAAAGTCATTGATAAAGCAGTTGAGATATTCAATAAAGCCGATTGCCATTTTGAGCTGATGCATTGCATTTCTACTTATCCCATGGATGACGAAGATGCTAATTTAAACTGCATAAAAACACTGAAAGATAGATATAAATGTAAAGTTGGTTACAGCGGGCATGAAGTAGGGCTTGCTGTGTCTTATGCTGCCGTGGCAATGGGCATATCTTCTTTAGAACGCCATATTACACTTGATAGAGCTATGTATGGATCTGACCAGGCAGCATCGATTGAACCTGCAGGTTTAAAAGCCCTTATTGGAGCCGTAAGAAAAATTGAAAAAGCTATAGGCGACGGAAAAATAACTGTACATCCAAAAGAAGTTCCCATTGCGAAAAAACTCAGAGCGCATATTCCGTGGGAAACTAATGAATAA
- a CDS encoding acylneuraminate cytidylyltransferase family protein has product MNKHEIIALIPARGGSKGVPGKNIRNLGGYPLISYSICAASLTKSIDRTIVSTDSKEIADIALRYGAEVPFLRPSEISGDNSTDLELFNHAINWLKENEGMIPEFIIHLRPTTPLRDPSQTSLAIESIKKRQDATSLRSAHHFFQPPQKMFQVDEKGFFKGFFPNDPRPEYYNLPRQTFSKAFCPNGYVDIIRPEFVQKNHALHGSNILAFITPTVGEVDKPEDFEYLEYILNKFGNITYKYLKENFPNEKAKNK; this is encoded by the coding sequence ATGAATAAACACGAGATTATCGCTCTTATTCCAGCAAGAGGTGGTTCAAAGGGTGTTCCGGGTAAGAATATCAGAAACCTGGGAGGATATCCTTTGATCTCTTATTCGATATGTGCAGCAAGTCTTACAAAAAGTATCGACAGGACTATAGTTTCAACTGATTCAAAAGAAATTGCAGATATAGCGCTAAGGTATGGTGCGGAAGTCCCTTTTCTTCGCCCTTCGGAAATATCTGGTGATAATTCCACGGATCTTGAGTTATTTAATCATGCCATTAACTGGTTAAAAGAAAATGAAGGAATGATACCGGAATTCATTATTCATTTAAGGCCTACTACCCCGTTACGCGATCCGTCACAAACCAGCCTCGCGATAGAATCCATTAAGAAGCGGCAAGATGCTACATCCTTGCGGTCAGCACATCATTTTTTTCAACCTCCTCAAAAGATGTTCCAAGTAGATGAAAAAGGGTTTTTTAAAGGATTTTTTCCAAATGATCCAAGGCCTGAATATTATAATTTACCTCGGCAGACATTTTCTAAAGCTTTTTGCCCGAATGGATATGTTGATATCATTAGGCCAGAATTTGTTCAAAAAAATCATGCTTTGCACGGTTCGAATATATTGGCTTTTATTACGCCAACTGTTGGAGAAGTTGATAAACCTGAAGATTTTGAATACCTTGAATATATTCTCAACAAATTCGGTAATATAACCTATAAATATTTAAAGGAAAATTTTCCTAACGAAAAGGCGAAAAATAAGTAA
- a CDS encoding VOC family protein: MNALRHVGIVVNNMDKAISFYRDILGLKIKRDMIESGEFIDNILSLEGVKVRTVKMSIRDGGLIELLYFESHPCVSSDRELYGIGYSHIALTVNNLDYEYDRLNKIGIVFSSTPKISPDGKAKVVFCQDPEGNQIELVEELN; this comes from the coding sequence ATGAACGCTTTAAGGCATGTAGGTATTGTCGTTAATAATATGGATAAGGCTATTAGTTTCTATAGGGATATTTTAGGACTGAAAATTAAAAGAGACATGATCGAAAGCGGTGAATTTATTGACAACATACTATCCTTAGAGGGTGTCAAAGTCAGGACAGTTAAGATGAGTATTAGGGACGGTGGTTTGATAGAGTTACTTTATTTTGAATCGCATCCGTGTGTTTCATCAGATAGAGAACTTTATGGAATTGGGTATTCACATATTGCTTTAACCGTTAACAATCTTGATTATGAGTATGATAGATTGAATAAAATTGGGATTGTATTTAGTAGTACTCCTAAAATCTCACCAGATGGAAAAGCGAAAGTAGTTTTTTGCCAAGACCCCGAAGGCAATCAAATCGAATTAGTTGAAGAATTGAATTAA
- a CDS encoding SDR family oxidoreductase encodes MNRKILRNKNCFITGASGGIGREIALKLSESGCNMFLAGRNTSKLINLKKEIESFGKKVKVFYDTADLSKTADIINIIKVVRHKMGTIDVLVNCAGVFQVKSLNDANEKDFDECININVRAPFIFCKEFSKDMVKKKWGRIVNIGSSSAYNGFKDTIIYCTTKHAVLGMSRAIHNELKEHKVRTYCISPGSVKTKMGKMLKSQNYETFIDAKEIAQYVDFLISFDDNMVSEEVRLNRMFV; translated from the coding sequence ATGAATAGAAAGATCCTTAGAAACAAGAATTGTTTTATTACAGGTGCAAGTGGGGGCATAGGAAGGGAAATTGCATTAAAATTATCTGAAAGTGGATGCAATATGTTCCTTGCAGGAAGAAACACTTCAAAGCTAATTAATCTTAAAAAAGAAATTGAGAGTTTTGGAAAAAAAGTAAAAGTATTTTATGATACCGCTGATCTAAGTAAAACTGCAGACATAATAAATATTATAAAGGTTGTCAGGCATAAAATGGGCACGATAGATGTCCTTGTTAATTGTGCAGGTGTTTTCCAGGTTAAAAGTTTAAATGATGCTAATGAAAAAGATTTCGATGAGTGTATCAATATCAATGTACGGGCTCCTTTTATTTTCTGCAAGGAATTCAGTAAAGATATGGTCAAGAAAAAATGGGGAAGAATCGTTAATATCGGATCCTCATCCGCATATAATGGGTTTAAAGACACAATTATATACTGCACAACAAAACATGCCGTATTGGGCATGTCAAGGGCTATACATAATGAACTTAAAGAACATAAAGTAAGGACATACTGTATATCTCCTGGTTCGGTTAAAACAAAAATGGGGAAGATGCTTAAAAGTCAAAATTACGAAACTTTTATCGATGCAAAAGAAATTGCCCAATACGTAGATTTTTTGATCTCGTTTGATGATAATATGGTTTCAGAAGAAGTCCGGCTAAATCGGATGTTTGTATAA